In one Pseudarthrobacter sp. NBSH8 genomic region, the following are encoded:
- a CDS encoding MFS transporter → MSNESSSPAVAGGPGPKPHGAHDGPGPGRSTLSGQNFEPADGAVSKETRRRVVAASFIGNFVEWFDYAVYGYLAVTIAAVFFPESDPQTGLLLTFALFAISFLVRPLGGFIWGHIGDKVGRRTALSLSILIMSGATFCIALIPGYDTIGIWAPILLLIIRVAQGFSASGEYAGASAFLVEYAPANKRGLYAAVVPASTAAGLLLGSLLAGLLTALLSTDAMQSWGWRLPFLLAAPMGLIGRYIRTKLEDTPVFRELAAEGEAAKAPVSSLFRKHWRRLLLAVGAVLLNAVGFYVILSYMPTYLSSELGLGATESFLATTIALLTYIGFIFLTGMLSDRYGRKKVLIAASITFIVLTVPAFALLGTGNFLVIVLVQILLGAMLTLNDGTLPSFLAEMFPTRVRYSGFAVSFNLSNALFGGTAPFVATLLIATTGNVLAPAWYLVAAAFISLIAVALSRETSKEPLRHE, encoded by the coding sequence ATGAGTAACGAATCTTCCTCTCCCGCTGTTGCGGGAGGCCCTGGCCCCAAGCCGCATGGTGCACATGACGGACCCGGCCCCGGTCGCAGCACGTTGAGCGGCCAGAATTTTGAACCTGCTGACGGTGCGGTCAGCAAGGAAACACGCCGCAGAGTGGTCGCGGCCAGCTTTATCGGCAACTTTGTTGAATGGTTCGACTACGCCGTTTACGGCTATCTGGCCGTCACGATCGCGGCAGTCTTTTTCCCCGAATCGGATCCCCAGACCGGGCTTCTGCTGACTTTCGCCCTGTTCGCGATTTCGTTCCTGGTACGCCCATTGGGCGGATTCATCTGGGGCCACATCGGTGACAAGGTCGGCCGGCGGACAGCCCTCTCCCTCTCGATTCTTATCATGTCCGGAGCAACGTTCTGCATAGCCCTTATTCCGGGCTATGACACGATCGGCATCTGGGCTCCCATCCTGCTTTTGATCATCCGGGTGGCGCAGGGCTTCTCCGCCTCGGGTGAGTACGCCGGAGCCTCGGCCTTCCTGGTCGAGTACGCCCCTGCCAACAAGCGTGGCCTGTACGCCGCGGTTGTACCCGCCAGCACCGCAGCCGGCCTGCTCCTCGGTTCCCTTCTTGCAGGCCTGTTGACCGCTTTGCTCAGTACCGACGCGATGCAAAGCTGGGGCTGGCGCCTGCCGTTCCTGCTTGCAGCCCCGATGGGCCTGATCGGACGCTACATCCGTACCAAGCTGGAAGACACCCCGGTGTTCCGCGAACTGGCCGCCGAGGGCGAGGCCGCCAAGGCGCCGGTCTCCAGTCTGTTCCGGAAACACTGGCGGCGGTTGCTTCTGGCCGTCGGAGCCGTGCTGCTCAACGCTGTCGGCTTCTACGTGATCCTCAGTTACATGCCGACGTACCTGTCATCGGAGCTGGGGCTCGGAGCCACCGAATCCTTCCTGGCCACCACCATCGCGCTGCTGACGTACATCGGATTCATCTTCCTGACCGGAATGCTCTCGGACCGCTACGGCCGCAAGAAGGTGCTCATCGCCGCATCCATTACCTTCATCGTGCTGACCGTGCCGGCCTTCGCCCTCCTGGGAACCGGAAACTTCCTGGTCATCGTCCTCGTCCAGATCCTGCTGGGCGCCATGCTCACCCTCAATGACGGAACGCTTCCGAGCTTCCTCGCCGAAATGTTCCCCACCCGTGTCCGTTACAGCGGTTTCGCGGTCAGCTTCAACCTCTCCAACGCCCTGTTCGGCGGTACCGCCCCGTTCGTGGCCACTCTCCTCATCGCAACCACGGGCAACGTCCTGGCTCCGGCCTGGTACCTGGTCGCAGCGGCCTTCATCTCCCTGATCGCCGTCGCACTCTCCCGCGAAACCAGCAAGGAACCGCTGCGCCACGAATAG
- a CDS encoding aminopeptidase P family protein: MTTTASENATSVAELERTKVLKNGKKVSLTFSDTEFERRLSGLRRIMAEKELDAVVLTSYHSIKYYSDFLFTTFGRSYAMVVTKEDTVTVTANIDAGMPWRRSFGDNLVYTDWRRDNYIFAIQEVLRTRGINPRRLGVEDDSLPLDNRNKIQAAFSGATLVDVAQAGMRQRMIKSAEEIEVIKHGARIGDLGGEAIRNAITAGITEYEVALIGTEAMVHEIARTFPDSEIRDTWVWFQSGINTDGAHNWATTRKIQEHDILSLNCFPMTSGYYTALERTLFYGEPDARSLELWNINVEVHKRGLELIKPGAVCKDIAAELNEIYVGHGLLANRTFGYGHSFGVLSHYYGREAGLELREDIDTVLEPGMVVSMEPMITVLDGQPGAGGYREHDILVVGEDGAENITKFPFGPEYNIIGA; encoded by the coding sequence ATGACCACCACAGCATCTGAAAACGCCACATCCGTCGCCGAACTGGAGCGGACCAAGGTCCTGAAGAACGGTAAGAAAGTCAGCCTGACCTTCTCCGATACCGAGTTTGAGCGCCGCTTGTCCGGTCTGCGCCGCATCATGGCCGAGAAGGAACTGGACGCCGTCGTCCTGACCAGCTACCACTCCATCAAGTACTACTCCGACTTCCTGTTCACCACTTTTGGCCGTTCCTACGCCATGGTGGTCACCAAGGAAGACACCGTGACCGTCACCGCCAACATCGACGCAGGGATGCCCTGGCGCCGCAGCTTCGGCGACAACCTGGTCTACACGGACTGGCGCCGGGACAACTACATCTTCGCCATCCAGGAAGTCCTGCGGACTCGCGGCATCAACCCGCGCCGGCTCGGCGTCGAGGACGACTCCCTGCCCCTGGATAACCGCAACAAGATCCAGGCCGCCTTCTCCGGTGCCACCCTGGTGGACGTGGCCCAGGCCGGCATGCGCCAGCGCATGATCAAGTCCGCCGAAGAAATCGAGGTCATCAAGCACGGCGCCCGGATCGGTGACCTGGGCGGCGAAGCCATCCGCAACGCCATCACCGCCGGCATCACCGAGTACGAGGTCGCCCTGATCGGCACCGAGGCCATGGTGCACGAGATTGCGCGCACCTTCCCGGACTCCGAAATCCGCGACACCTGGGTATGGTTCCAGTCCGGCATCAACACCGACGGCGCCCACAACTGGGCCACCACCCGCAAAATCCAGGAACACGACATCCTGTCCCTGAACTGCTTCCCCATGACCAGCGGCTACTACACAGCACTGGAACGCACCCTGTTCTACGGCGAACCCGATGCCCGCTCCCTGGAACTGTGGAACATCAACGTTGAGGTCCACAAGCGCGGCCTTGAGCTGATCAAACCCGGCGCCGTCTGCAAGGACATCGCCGCCGAGCTCAATGAAATCTACGTGGGCCACGGACTGCTGGCCAACCGCACCTTCGGCTACGGACACTCGTTCGGCGTCCTCAGCCACTACTACGGCCGCGAAGCCGGACTGGAGCTCCGCGAAGACATCGACACCGTGCTGGAGCCGGGCATGGTGGTTTCCATGGAGCCCATGATTACCGTCCTGGATGGCCAGCCGGGCGCTGGCGGCTACCGCGAACACGACATCCTCGTCGTCGGTGAAGACGGTGCCGAGAACATCACCAAGTTCCCGTTCGGCCCGGAATACAACATCATCGGGGCCTAA
- a CDS encoding IclR family transcriptional regulator, which produces MTTPDSNDTNGTDTNGKGDTKGASVIVNAIAVLRSFTADDPLLGVTEIANRVGLHKSTVSRILATFEQENLVERDADTRRFRLGLGLIAVAGPLLAELEERRVAYPVLRELTELTGETSALMMWEGNESICVEQIASRHQIKHTAPLGARYSDALSSSVQVFLAKQPEERVRSLLRSGAITYPGLDEASLEDYLLRLKDDSSRGWAINYGESSMDEVGVAAPVYDHRGDVVAAVLIPAPRFRVSKQRLQILGESCMAAADKVTARLGGKASGAGRGGR; this is translated from the coding sequence ATGACCACACCAGATTCCAATGACACCAACGGCACCGACACTAACGGCAAGGGCGACACCAAGGGCGCCTCGGTCATTGTCAACGCCATCGCCGTCCTTCGATCATTCACGGCCGACGACCCGTTGCTCGGCGTGACGGAGATCGCCAACCGGGTGGGATTGCATAAGAGCACGGTGTCACGGATCCTGGCTACCTTCGAACAGGAAAACCTCGTTGAGCGTGATGCGGACACCCGCCGGTTCCGCCTCGGACTGGGCCTGATCGCCGTCGCCGGCCCGTTACTGGCCGAGCTGGAGGAACGGCGCGTCGCCTATCCCGTCCTGCGCGAACTCACCGAACTGACAGGCGAAACCAGCGCGCTGATGATGTGGGAGGGCAACGAGTCGATCTGCGTGGAGCAGATTGCCAGCCGTCACCAGATCAAGCACACTGCGCCTCTGGGCGCGCGGTACAGTGACGCGTTGAGTTCTTCGGTCCAGGTGTTCCTGGCAAAGCAACCGGAGGAGAGGGTGCGTTCCCTTCTGCGCAGCGGAGCCATTACCTACCCTGGGCTGGACGAAGCCTCCCTCGAGGATTATCTGCTCCGCCTTAAAGACGATTCCAGCAGGGGATGGGCCATCAATTACGGCGAATCATCCATGGATGAAGTCGGCGTTGCCGCCCCCGTCTACGATCATCGCGGCGATGTTGTGGCAGCAGTCCTCATCCCGGCCCCGCGGTTCCGCGTTTCCAAGCAACGCCTGCAGATCCTGGGCGAATCCTGCATGGCAGCGGCGGACAAGGTCACCGCACGGCTGGGTGGCAAAGCATCCGGCGCTGGCCGGGGAGGCCGCTAG
- a CDS encoding alpha/beta hydrolase, whose protein sequence is MKRHKYQYGEDASQWGELFLPELPAGGEHRGVVVVIHGGYWRSQYGAELGEPIARDLAAHGMAAWNLEYRRAGNGGGWPNTFIDVLAGIDRLGDLAASHALNLGPVVALGHSAGGHLAAWAAGRGKLAQLGMPDADRQVPRKSDASAVHLTGVVSQSGLLNLAEAEKLNLSNGAVSNLLGGSSSKYPHRYRYADPMSALPLAVPVVAVHGSEDSTVPLGQSDSYVNAGTAAHMQTRLIRVPGDHYALIDPKKPGYRACRELVQSLLG, encoded by the coding sequence GTGAAGCGGCACAAGTACCAGTACGGCGAGGACGCCAGCCAATGGGGTGAGCTATTCCTGCCGGAGCTGCCGGCTGGCGGTGAGCACCGCGGCGTGGTGGTGGTGATCCATGGCGGCTACTGGCGCTCGCAGTACGGCGCAGAGCTGGGTGAGCCGATCGCCCGTGACCTGGCCGCCCATGGCATGGCCGCCTGGAACCTGGAATACCGCAGGGCCGGAAACGGCGGCGGCTGGCCAAACACTTTCATCGACGTGCTCGCCGGAATCGACAGGCTGGGCGACCTCGCGGCCAGCCACGCCCTGAACCTTGGACCGGTGGTGGCGCTGGGCCATTCGGCTGGCGGACATCTGGCTGCCTGGGCTGCTGGCCGCGGCAAGCTTGCTCAGCTGGGAATGCCGGACGCTGACCGCCAGGTGCCGCGCAAGTCCGACGCCTCCGCAGTGCATCTGACCGGAGTGGTCAGCCAGTCCGGCCTTCTTAACCTGGCCGAGGCGGAGAAGCTGAACCTCAGCAACGGTGCGGTGAGCAATCTGCTGGGCGGGTCGTCGTCGAAGTATCCGCACCGCTACCGGTACGCGGATCCGATGAGTGCCCTTCCGCTGGCCGTTCCGGTTGTCGCGGTCCATGGATCCGAGGACTCCACCGTTCCGCTGGGCCAGTCCGACTCCTATGTCAACGCTGGTACCGCCGCGCACATGCAGACCCGGTTGATCAGGGTTCCCGGGGACCACTACGCCCTGATCGATCCCAAAAAGCCTGGTTACCGGGCGTGCCGCGAGCTGGTTCAATCCCTTTTGGGTTAG
- a CDS encoding FadR/GntR family transcriptional regulator: MASQEVSPARFSAQLRSNALQTRIMDLILERGLDVGDALPTESELSAELGVGRNTVRESLKVLQALGVIEIRHGFGMFVAPNNFSALVSGLTFRGRLSLRHKGEEAMELIDVRQALESGLIGSAINLLTDEHLADLRSTMEAMETAAKNGEPLHDHDAEFHRRLYAPLNNELLINLMDVFWQVYRKIHLALGTGPVNLEQQTQDHWDIFEAVANKDKALASERLQRHFDGIRLKLRDVAAA, translated from the coding sequence ATCGCATCGCAAGAAGTATCGCCCGCCCGTTTCAGCGCGCAGCTCCGTTCGAATGCCCTGCAGACGCGGATCATGGATCTTATTCTGGAGCGCGGCCTGGACGTTGGGGACGCACTTCCCACCGAAAGTGAACTCTCCGCCGAACTGGGCGTGGGCCGCAACACCGTTCGTGAATCCCTGAAAGTGCTGCAGGCGCTGGGCGTCATCGAGATCCGGCACGGCTTTGGCATGTTCGTTGCGCCCAACAACTTCAGCGCCCTGGTGTCGGGCCTGACCTTCCGTGGCCGGCTGTCCCTCCGCCACAAGGGCGAAGAAGCCATGGAGCTCATCGATGTGCGTCAGGCCCTCGAGTCTGGACTGATCGGTTCGGCCATTAACCTGCTCACCGACGAACACCTGGCGGATCTGCGCTCCACCATGGAAGCCATGGAGACCGCCGCCAAGAATGGGGAGCCGCTGCATGATCACGACGCCGAGTTCCACCGCCGCCTGTACGCCCCCCTGAACAATGAGCTGCTGATCAACCTCATGGATGTCTTCTGGCAGGTTTACCGGAAGATCCACCTGGCCCTCGGCACCGGCCCGGTCAACCTCGAACAGCAGACGCAGGACCACTGGGACATCTTCGAGGCCGTGGCCAACAAGGACAAGGCTCTTGCGTCCGAACGCCTGCAGCGCCACTTTGACGGCATCCGCCTGAAGCTCAGGGACGTCGCGGCCGCCTAG
- a CDS encoding glucosamine-6-phosphate deaminase, whose translation MEIFVVPTASATGSVAAGILAAVIRSKPDAVLGVATGGSPLPIYAALANHRLDMSSVRAFALDEYVGLPPGHPESYAEVVRREVIERLHLDPVNVAVPEGSAADPETAAADYDAAIAGVGGIDVQILGIGHNGHLAFNEPGSALDSRTRVEVLTERTREANARYFSTPEEVPLRCITQGLGTILEARHLLLVVNGADKAGILAAALNGPVTAECPGSVLQLHPHVTVVADEAAASQLAKGCGQVAVRVSGAAASV comes from the coding sequence GTGGAAATTTTTGTTGTGCCTACCGCCTCAGCCACCGGTTCTGTCGCCGCCGGTATCCTCGCTGCCGTCATCCGCAGCAAGCCCGACGCTGTCCTGGGCGTGGCCACGGGTGGATCTCCGCTGCCCATCTACGCGGCGCTCGCCAACCACCGGCTCGACATGTCCTCTGTCCGCGCCTTCGCCCTGGACGAGTACGTGGGCCTGCCCCCCGGACACCCCGAAAGCTATGCCGAAGTTGTGCGGCGCGAAGTGATTGAACGTCTGCACCTGGATCCCGTCAACGTAGCGGTGCCGGAAGGAAGCGCTGCGGACCCCGAAACCGCCGCCGCTGACTACGACGCCGCCATTGCCGGCGTTGGCGGCATCGACGTGCAGATCCTCGGCATCGGCCACAACGGTCACCTGGCATTCAACGAGCCCGGCTCCGCCCTGGACTCCCGGACCCGGGTGGAAGTCCTCACCGAACGCACCCGCGAAGCCAACGCCCGCTACTTCAGCACACCGGAGGAGGTGCCGCTCCGCTGCATCACGCAGGGGCTGGGCACCATCCTCGAAGCCCGCCATCTCCTGCTGGTGGTCAACGGCGCGGACAAGGCCGGCATCCTGGCCGCCGCCCTCAACGGACCCGTCACTGCCGAATGCCCGGGCTCGGTCCTGCAGCTGCATCCGCACGTGACGGTGGTGGCCGACGAAGCCGCAGCGTCTCAGCTGGCGAAGGGGTGTGGGCAGGTTGCCGTGCGCGTGTCCGGGGCGGCTGCCAGCGTCTAG
- a CDS encoding metal-sensitive transcriptional regulator yields the protein MELNPTQLTPVINRLKRAQGQLAAVTRMLEEGRDCKDIVTQLAAVSKALDRAGFAIIATGLEQCIVQKDASMGTKDLEKLFLSLA from the coding sequence TTGGAGCTGAATCCCACACAACTCACCCCTGTGATCAACCGCCTAAAGCGCGCACAGGGCCAGCTCGCCGCCGTCACCCGCATGCTCGAGGAAGGCCGCGACTGCAAGGACATTGTCACCCAACTCGCCGCCGTCTCGAAGGCCCTCGACCGGGCCGGATTCGCCATCATTGCCACCGGGCTTGAACAGTGCATCGTCCAAAAGGATGCAAGCATGGGGACGAAAGACCTGGAAAAGCTCTTCCTCTCCCTCGCCTAA
- a CDS encoding rhodanese-like domain-containing protein, which yields MTSPSKATAVKALAPETLQSWFKEHRDLVVIDVRSAAEFESMHIRGSYNVPLPLLSEHTDELAARLGSRVVLVCQSGVRAEQARQRMATVGLDTAYVLNGGVPGFAAAGGDVVKGKDRWDLERQVRLAAGSLVVLGLAGGRFVSPKIRMLAGAIGTGLTFSAATNTCAMGKALSAMPWNKAAAEPTRESAILQLPVPAAEEDAAA from the coding sequence ATGACGTCCCCTTCCAAAGCAACCGCCGTTAAGGCACTTGCCCCGGAGACCCTTCAATCCTGGTTTAAAGAGCACCGGGACCTGGTGGTAATCGATGTGCGTTCCGCCGCGGAGTTCGAGTCCATGCATATCCGAGGCTCCTACAATGTGCCGCTCCCGTTGCTGTCCGAGCACACTGACGAGCTCGCCGCCCGGCTTGGTTCACGAGTGGTTCTGGTGTGCCAGTCCGGGGTGCGGGCCGAGCAGGCCCGCCAGCGCATGGCTACCGTTGGCCTGGACACCGCTTACGTCCTCAACGGCGGCGTTCCTGGCTTCGCCGCGGCCGGCGGCGACGTGGTCAAGGGCAAGGACCGCTGGGACCTTGAACGCCAGGTCCGCCTGGCCGCAGGTTCCCTGGTGGTTCTGGGTCTGGCCGGGGGCAGGTTCGTCTCCCCGAAGATCCGCATGCTGGCCGGCGCCATCGGGACCGGCCTGACGTTCTCGGCCGCGACCAACACCTGCGCCATGGGCAAGGCCCTCTCGGCGATGCCGTGGAACAAGGCAGCCGCGGAGCCCACCCGAGAAAGCGCCATCCTGCAGCTTCCCGTTCCGGCCGCAGAAGAGGACGCCGCGGCATGA
- a CDS encoding sulfite exporter TauE/SafE family protein, which produces MIPALGLGLVVGIVLGVVGGGGSIIAVPALVYGVGMSPAQAIPTSLLVVGVSSLAALLPRIREGLNWPVIALVGAAGIPAAWAGAAVGKLLDPNILMLGFAVIMVAAGIRMLMKPRESEGSCSTGPHRAFRSCAPKAVTVGLLVGFLTGLLGVGGGFLITPALTIFLGLRMKQAVGTSLAIIIINSAAGFSAHAAGYTIDWATTLAFAVPAILGSVLAARLARRLKDQHIRISFAVLIFAVAAWVTAGTLTA; this is translated from the coding sequence ATGATTCCGGCCCTGGGTCTGGGGCTCGTCGTCGGGATCGTCCTGGGCGTAGTGGGCGGCGGCGGGTCGATCATCGCCGTTCCAGCCTTGGTGTACGGGGTGGGCATGAGCCCGGCGCAGGCCATCCCTACCTCTCTGCTGGTAGTGGGAGTGTCTTCGCTGGCAGCCCTGCTTCCCCGGATCCGGGAGGGCCTGAACTGGCCCGTGATCGCATTGGTCGGGGCCGCCGGTATTCCGGCGGCCTGGGCCGGCGCGGCCGTAGGCAAGCTGCTGGATCCGAACATCCTGATGCTGGGGTTTGCCGTGATCATGGTGGCTGCGGGCATCCGGATGCTGATGAAGCCCCGCGAATCCGAAGGGTCCTGCAGCACCGGCCCACACCGGGCTTTCCGGTCCTGCGCCCCGAAGGCCGTGACAGTGGGCCTGCTCGTAGGATTCCTTACCGGACTGCTCGGGGTAGGCGGGGGCTTCCTCATCACCCCCGCGCTGACCATCTTCCTGGGCCTGCGGATGAAGCAGGCCGTCGGAACCTCCCTGGCGATCATCATCATTAACTCCGCCGCCGGCTTCAGCGCCCACGCCGCCGGCTACACCATCGACTGGGCCACCACCCTGGCGTTCGCGGTCCCGGCCATCCTGGGTTCCGTCCTCGCCGCCCGACTGGCCCGCCGCCTGAAGGACCAGCACATCCGCATATCCTTCGCGGTACTCATCTTCGCTGTCGCGGCGTGGGTCACCGCCGGCACCCTCACCGCCTGA
- a CDS encoding rhodanese-like domain-containing protein, which translates to MAEITITEAEQRRNTARILDVREDFEVEEGMIPGALHIPMGQLQARLSELDPAVPVIAVCRSGNRSAAVADALNGAGYSADTMAGGMIAWTRAGLPTT; encoded by the coding sequence ATGGCTGAAATCACCATCACCGAAGCCGAGCAGCGCCGTAACACGGCCCGCATCCTCGATGTCCGCGAGGACTTCGAGGTAGAGGAAGGCATGATCCCCGGTGCCCTGCATATCCCCATGGGCCAGCTGCAGGCACGCCTGTCCGAATTGGATCCCGCCGTCCCCGTCATCGCCGTCTGCCGCAGCGGCAACCGCAGCGCAGCAGTGGCTGACGCCCTCAACGGGGCCGGCTATAGCGCGGACACGATGGCAGGCGGCATGATCGCCTGGACCCGCGCCGGACTCCCCACCACCTGA
- the trxA gene encoding thioredoxin yields the protein MATIDVTEQSFAQTLEGNEIVFVDFWAAWCGPCRMFAPTYGAAAEQHPDITFAKVDTEAEQALAAAANIASIPTLMAFKDNTLVFSQPGALNAAGLEEVIQAVKNLDMDNLRADAAPHHP from the coding sequence ATGGCAACCATCGACGTCACCGAACAGAGCTTCGCCCAGACCCTGGAGGGCAACGAGATCGTCTTCGTTGACTTCTGGGCAGCCTGGTGCGGCCCCTGCCGCATGTTCGCCCCCACCTACGGCGCTGCCGCCGAACAACACCCGGACATCACCTTCGCCAAGGTGGACACCGAAGCCGAACAGGCCCTCGCCGCCGCAGCAAACATCGCCTCCATCCCCACCCTGATGGCCTTCAAGGACAACACCCTCGTCTTCTCCCAGCCCGGAGCACTCAACGCCGCCGGACTCGAGGAAGTCATCCAAGCCGTCAAGAACCTGGACATGGACAACCTTCGCGCCGACGCCGCACCGCACCACCCCTAA
- a CDS encoding rhodanese-like domain-containing protein, whose product MLIERIYDEDLAQASYLIGCQANGTAVVVDGRRDIAVYQDLAEKNGMKIVAVTETHIHADYLSGTRELAAATGAKIYVSGEGGPDWQYEFDGERLYDGDKITVGNISIQAAHTPGHTPEHLSFLVTDGAFSDQPGYLLSGDFVFSGDLGRPDLLDEAAGGVDTRFEGAKQLFASLRDKFLTLPDYVQVHPAHGAGSACGKALGAIPSSTVGYERLYSWWGPYLATNDEQGFIDELLEGQPDAHAYFGRMKRENRVGPAVMGERAPLQELNPEKVAKDLSEDKVTFIDTRPNSEVHEGTVVRSLNVPAAKSVASYGAWVVNPETDKNPLVLLAADQESAQDMWDHLVRVGIDNVAGYLTSIDSLPTFTPKLIQPEDLAGFEASMVLDVRNRTEHAAGHIPGSHQLSGGRAMWHLDELPAEGTIVSYCHSGVRNSVAASALRRAGYDVVELDGSYAAWNALQNSVPAV is encoded by the coding sequence ATGCTTATCGAGCGTATTTACGACGAGGACCTTGCCCAGGCCAGCTACCTGATCGGCTGCCAGGCCAATGGCACGGCCGTCGTTGTCGACGGCCGCCGCGACATCGCCGTTTACCAGGACTTGGCCGAGAAGAACGGCATGAAGATCGTGGCCGTCACCGAAACCCACATCCACGCCGACTACCTCTCCGGCACCCGCGAACTCGCTGCCGCCACCGGCGCGAAAATTTACGTCTCCGGTGAAGGCGGGCCGGACTGGCAGTACGAATTCGACGGCGAACGCCTTTACGACGGTGACAAGATCACCGTCGGCAACATCAGCATCCAGGCCGCACATACCCCGGGCCACACCCCTGAGCACCTGTCCTTCCTGGTCACCGACGGCGCATTCAGCGACCAGCCCGGCTACCTGCTCTCCGGCGACTTCGTCTTCTCCGGTGACCTGGGCCGCCCCGACCTGCTCGACGAAGCAGCCGGCGGCGTCGACACCCGCTTCGAGGGCGCCAAGCAGTTGTTCGCCAGCTTGCGGGATAAGTTCCTGACCCTGCCGGACTACGTCCAGGTCCACCCGGCCCACGGGGCCGGCAGCGCCTGCGGCAAGGCACTCGGCGCCATCCCCTCCTCCACCGTCGGCTACGAGCGTCTTTACTCTTGGTGGGGCCCCTACCTCGCCACCAACGACGAGCAGGGCTTCATCGACGAACTCCTCGAGGGCCAGCCCGACGCCCACGCCTACTTCGGCCGGATGAAGCGCGAAAACCGTGTGGGCCCGGCCGTCATGGGCGAACGCGCTCCGCTACAGGAACTGAATCCCGAAAAGGTCGCCAAAGACCTCTCCGAGGACAAGGTCACCTTCATCGACACCCGCCCGAACAGCGAAGTCCACGAGGGCACCGTGGTCCGGTCCCTGAACGTTCCGGCCGCGAAGTCCGTGGCCAGCTACGGCGCCTGGGTGGTAAACCCGGAGACGGACAAGAACCCGCTGGTGCTCCTGGCCGCCGACCAGGAATCCGCGCAGGACATGTGGGACCACCTGGTCCGCGTGGGCATCGACAATGTTGCCGGCTACCTCACCAGCATCGACAGTCTGCCCACCTTCACACCCAAGCTTATCCAGCCCGAGGACCTCGCCGGCTTCGAGGCGTCAATGGTTCTGGACGTCCGCAACCGCACCGAGCACGCCGCCGGGCACATCCCTGGCTCACACCAGCTCAGTGGCGGCCGTGCCATGTGGCACCTCGACGAACTCCCGGCCGAGGGCACCATCGTGAGCTACTGCCACTCCGGCGTACGGAACTCCGTGGCTGCCAGCGCCCTCCGCCGCGCCGGGTACGACGTCGTCGAACTCGACGGCAGCTACGCCGCCTGGAACGCCTTGCAGAACAGCGTTCCTGCTGTCTAA